Genomic DNA from Manihot esculenta cultivar AM560-2 chromosome 15, M.esculenta_v8, whole genome shotgun sequence:
TAATAGTTTACTGTTTCTCTCTATATGATATTGCACTATCTATGTGTGGAAGTTGCTGTACGTGGCTTTATTTATTACCATCTCTTCTTTTCTTGGTTGCTTCTCCTTAACAATAGCTTATTGGGTTTTATCATTTTGAATTTATCAATAACAATTTCCAATTGCTGTTACAGGCCGAATATTTCCGTCAGTTGCTTAAGCCTGTTACGTAGTCTAGCATTACAAAGCTTGGGGGGATTGGGTCCGGGATGAATTGCCTCTGGTTGTGTTCATACATAAGAAGCCAATGACAAAGATGAACCGTTTGATTCTGGTAGTTGTTCATTTAGAATAGACAGCTCTTTATGCAGGATGGCAATGCGTTGATTTGCTATAGTAGTGTTTTTCTCAGTTTAGAAACCTTCTTCAAATTGGAAACCAAATAATCACCAAGCCAAAGCCAAAAAAACCCATCATTCTCTttgactttttctttttcatccaaGGTGGGATTCTGATGCAGAGTGATCAACAATTTCAACCCAGGAAGGCAGTGCCCCACTTTGCAAATCAAAGGGGTAACAATTACATGCATATTTCAGCCGCACCTTCAAATGCTGCAGCATTACATCCTGCTGCAAAGCATTTGATGCCTGTTCATGGCATTGAATTTCAACCTTCTGAGGTTTGCCCGAAGAACTTCATTATTTTCGATCAGAATGATCATCGAAGCCAAATTATGTTCCATCCGGATGTTGCCCACAAATTCAGTGGTCCTGGCTTAAATGTGTATACAGGTTATGTCCAAGAGAATTTTGATAATGAAGCGGTCAATGATATTGAAAGAGATATATCTGCTTCTCTAAAAGAGGATTCAGATGATATTGATGTGTTGTTGAGCTTAGAAGAGGAGGAACAAGATGAATATGATGACGAAGAAGTCAGCACGGCGCGAACTTATGGAAATCAAGGAAGCAACTCTCCTGATTCTTACTCAACTTATGGTTATGAACCCAGGAAAAATGGATCTTCTATTCAGAAGTCCTCTGGAAGTTTTAGCAGCTGTAACAGCGAAAGAAAACGGCAGAAAATGAAGAAGATGGTGAAGGCACTGAGAGGAATTGTACCTGGTGGTGACGAAATGAATACTGTCACTGTGCTTGATGAAGCAGTCAGGTATCTAAAGTCTCTCAAAGTTGAAGTGCAGAAGCTTGGAGTTGGGACTTCTAAGAACTAAAATTTAATGTCATCTGGTATCGAACTCCATTTTATGAGATGCAGGTAATCATGCATCAGTTAGGCTCCTTCTCTCTTGGTGGTTTGGTAGTAGGGGAATAATGCTGGCAGGTATTGGACACCCATGTTCATGTTACATCAATCCAGTTATAAGTTGATTGCCACAGAGTGAAGATATAGTGGTTGTTATCTCGTAAATGTCTCTTTAATCTCTGTTTCTATGTACTCTTCAGTGGAGTGAAGATTGGCTTGATGTTTAATATGTATTACTGTCTTCTACTAGCAGGTATTCTGTCTGGCCTGTTACTAGTTGGTACTACTTTTAATGCAATGTTGTACTCTACACTTTTAAGTCTATTTAATTTGTCCTCATTTCCTATGCCCTGTACACTGCTTTATATCCTTCTTTCTGTCTTTAGCATATGCTCTAATCAATTATCCGTTGGTACTCTCTTGGTGCTTGATCCATTGGTActttttaaattctttaatgGGTTTGCTTTATGTCAGTAGGTATTACTGAAAAATCTGCTACTGTCTACATATATAATGCTTTAAACATACTTGTGGTACCCCTTATCTGCAGTTGGGCTATTGTAAATGCATATTTGTGCTGGGAATTTAGAGACATGAAGATCTTGATAACGCATTTATGGTGCTTTGCCACCTCTGTTGCAGTCCCTATATGTAGTGGTGTCAGTGGAGCACCATGGCAGAATCAGCACTTTTTGTGCAAGGTTGGATCCAAGTTGTAATTCTTTTTGAGTGAACCTAAGTGGGCAGTCCACCACTTTATGTGAGCATGAATTGCTCAGATTTCTCACCAAGtctctttttttaatatatgcttTAAATATGTGCCCTTTTTATCCTTTATGTACTGGAATTCTAGGGACATGGTGATTGTTGTCATGCatcatgcatgcatgcatgcatggtGCTCGgctgcttttttttttgtttttttaaaattcctTTTCCTTATCCTTTACAATTCACATACTCTCTGCAGGGCCACCTAGTAGTGGTATTAGTGGCGCACCACCAAAACCCTTTTTGTTGGTGTATCCTCCAATCCATCACTTGCCAAGCTTCTTTGTGCTTCTAAACAGAACCCCATTGGAGGATAATTTAGGTCAAGCAGAGCAGAGTATCAATTCCCCAACAATTTTGACTCATGTACATTATATGTGgtttttctcctttttcattttcaaagtcAACGATGAGGTGACTTTCTTCACAAGTTGATGTTGTGATCTCAAGAAACTTGGACATCCACGAATTATTCAGTATTAAAATTGCCCTTCAAAATGTAGGGTGTTATTAGCAACTTTATCACATAAACAAATACCctattattcattatttaataaaaattatgtagaaAAGGAATATAATAAAACCACCAGTTGACTTTGAGTGGTTTCTAGAAGCACATAAGAACATTTCTAATGGAGTGCTGCTTCaattaaaattgtttaaaatcCACCCCCATAATCATATTTTTACTATTGTTAAAACTAATTTCTCCCACTGCATGATTCCACTCATCTTATCTGTGATTCTCGTTATTAAACGCTTAATTAGGATTACAAGCTTGGACCTTTCAAGAAGTTAGGTTTCTGCTGTTATGCACCCTTGACTTACTGGAGAGTTTCATTGTCTTCCTTAATTATCACTAATGATTAGAAGTTGAAAGTTAGGGGAGTGGGATTAGCGGCAGGTATGAAGTCTTATTCTGTCATGTTCAGTTTTAGCACCAAGTGGAGACTCAAACAGTTTTAACagcaaataaataattaacacTACCAATAAATATTTCTCTTCACactaatttttattcacttaCAAAAACAGAAAAATCACATACTAATGATTTACATCCCTAAACTTAGTTGAAGCTAATTTGAAGGGGAAAAGAAACTATATCATCCCCAAGAACAATGGTGTGCTTTCCTGAAGGCAGTACAGAATATGCACTATAGTCAATCAGACGCAAGCTCTTGCACAAATTCAGATTAAATTTAACCTTCTTACGGCTTCCTGCTTTTACAAACAACCTCTTGAAACCAATCACCTGCTTAATATGAGCGCCTACGATTCCTTCTGGGGGCTTGGAGTACACCATCACAACTTCACTCCCATCTCTAGACCCTACATTTGCTACTTCAACTTCAAACTTAATATCATCATCACACGACAAATGATCTGTTACAACTGACGGGCATGGAGGTCTAAAGCTGTCCTTATCGTATATCAAAGGACGGCAGTGCTGAAGTCTGTTCAGTTTAATGTGAACTGACGAGGATGAAGATGTCAAATTGTACTTGAACTTAGTGTAGCTGAGGCCATAGCCAAATGGATACACAATGGAGCCATTGAAGAACCTATAAGTTCGACCTGGGTATCCGTTAATGTCATCTGGTCTGAGCTGCAAATATGTCATGGGCAGCTGGTCAACATAATCAGCTTCATGCCAGGTCAGTGGCAATTTTCCtcctgaaaacataaaatcattagTATTTGCAATAACTGAATATTAATGAATACAATTGAAAGTTGCTTTGCTTACCAGGATTGTATTTTCCGAAAACTACATCTGCAATTGCGCGGCCACCTTCCTGTCCAGGGTATCCAGCCCACAAAATGGCTTTAATATTGCTGTTACTCTTAGCAAAAGAGATATCTATACCACCAGCTGACATGATTACGAGAATCACTGGACCTTTTGCAGCATTGGCGACCTGGTTGATAAACTGAGTTTGATAACCAGGGAGGAGGAGATCTTCCCTGTCCAAGCTCTCAGCCTCAACTGATAAGTCTATACCTGCTACTATTATGGTGGCACCAGCTTTCTTTGCGGCTTTCGTAGCTGGGAAAATCAAACTTTCATTCTTACAAGTAACATCACAGCCAATTTTGTAGTCCACATCTGCATGTCTTGAAAACCCATCAATTGGAGAAATAATTCTGCACGGAACACCTGAGATGCAAAAAGATCGATTGTTAATACATTAATTAGAAGCTTTTTAAccatataattaaattagtattttatAGCTACCTGCATAATTTCCAAGCATAGCTGACGTAGCATTAGCATGAGGTCCAACTACAGCTAGTGTTTTTATCTTATCAGATCTCAGAGGCAAAGTGTCGTTATCATTCTTGAGGAGGACAATTCCCTC
This window encodes:
- the LOC110601586 gene encoding transcription factor bHLH144; translation: MQSDQQFQPRKAVPHFANQRGNNYMHISAAPSNAAALHPAAKHLMPVHGIEFQPSEVCPKNFIIFDQNDHRSQIMFHPDVAHKFSGPGLNVYTGYVQENFDNEAVNDIERDISASLKEDSDDIDVLLSLEEEEQDEYDDEEVSTARTYGNQGSNSPDSYSTYGYEPRKNGSSIQKSSGSFSSCNSERKRQKMKKMVKALRGIVPGGDEMNTVTVLDEAVRYLKSLKVEVQKLGVGTSKN